A section of the Callospermophilus lateralis isolate mCalLat2 chromosome 14, mCalLat2.hap1, whole genome shotgun sequence genome encodes:
- the Clhc1 gene encoding clathrin heavy chain linker domain-containing protein 1 gives MSIQEIHKHAVLPPIISRCDKEFLERTQRYIITEIERVGCNEEGPADEYYIIYQNVFNKSSRKNFSIMGRNIIFQVIDYVTAYKSILTSIKKEYDAFIETLKKDRRTTFFLHGKLKVWAAEPTVLVYHQRRAIQLEAKMRIIENNSLKIQLQIDQMKQLREEYDKKDAKYYTLSKDPSKPIPGMTLQDSVNLNALRKFRKHLEDKYREMKQAMLVKYVPIQRMADFDEEMIVLLKRRDIAENLNEKLQFRHQRLQIILYALSSWVKSDKSKTFEDFVEEVQKTKDFHAFIVDQGFVEELLEDDPSKSKNAEVILHYIERFNELMSLGEYENAAYFAASSPRRILRNMGSMDKFKAIGKIRGKTLPLLLFFEAIFSTSHAFKTPVDADLTLEGIKCGLSEKRLDLVINWITQEKLTFSEKAGDVIYDYGEQDTFNKAKCLALAQIIYSECGLHKKVLLCLCKQGQIHGAIEYLQQFKDFTPDDLMKLITLCPQIELIQCLTEEKNGRPPFLSFGLAILHLFSVNMEKVGIKLLQEINKGGTDAVEHLVINDSYCSLEMWQQLANICLQSGFDKLSNDIISILRSQAGVAEISEEEDTVNLMEHVFW, from the exons ATGTCCATCCAAGAAATACATAAACATGCAGTTCTTCCTCCTATCATTAGTAGATGTGACAAGGAATTTTTGGAACGTACGCAAAGATACATAATTACAGAAATTGAAAGAGTGGGCTGTAATGAGGAAGGACCTGCTGATGAATATTATATCATATACCAAAATGTTTTTAATAAG TCTTCTAGAAAAAATTTCAGTATCATGGGCAGAAATATCATATTTCAGGTAATAGACTATGTCACTGCATACAAATCCATTCTTACTTCAATCAAAAAAGAATATGATGCCTTTATTGAGACACTAAAGAAAGACCGAAGAACTACATTTTTTCTTCATGGAAAACTTAAAGTTTGGGCAGCAGAGCCCACAGTTTTGGTATATCATCAGAGAAGAGCTATCCAGCTTGAAGCAAA AATGAGGATTATTGAAAATAATTCCTTGAAGATTCAATTGCAAATAGATCAAATGAAACAGCTTAGGGAAGAGTATGACAAAAAAGACGCAAAATACTATACTCTCTCCAAAGATCCTTCAAAACCTATTCCAG GCATGACTCTCCAAGATTCTGTCAATCTAAATGCTCTCAGGAAATTTAGGAAACACCTTGAAGATAAATACAGAGAAATGAAGCAAGCTATGTTGGTAAAATATGTACCAATTCAAAGGATGGCTGATTTTGATGAGGAAATGATTGTGTTATTAAAACGGCGAGATATAGCTGAAAATCTGAATGAAAAATTACAGTTTCG tcATCAAAGACTGCAGATTATTTTATATGCACTTTCTTCATGGGTAAAATCTGATAAGAGCAAAACATTTGAAGACTTCGTGGAAGAAGTTCAGAAAACCAAAGATTTTCATG CATTTATAGTTGACCAAGGCTTTGTTGAAGAACTGCTTGAAGATGATCCAAGCAAGTCAAAAAATGCTGAAGTTATACTGCACTACATTGaaag GTTCAATGAACTAATGTCACTTGGTGAATATGAAAATGCAGCTTATTTTGCAGCAAGCAGTCCTAGAAGGATTCTTCGAAACATGGGTTCAATGGATAAATTTAAGG ctATTGGAAAAATTAGAGGAAAAACTCTTCCATTActcttattttttgaggctatattTAGCACAAGCCATGCTTTTAAAACTCCTGTTGATGCAGATCTAACCCTAGAAGGAATCAAATGTGGATTATCTGAAAAACGACTGGATTTAGTTATCAACTGGATCACCCAGGAAAA GCTGACATTTTCagagaaggctggggatgtgatttatGATTATGGGGAACAAGATACTTTTAACAAAGCCAAGTGCCTGGCTTTAGCTCAGATTATCTACAGTGAATGTGGCCTGCATAAGAAAGTTCTTCTTTGCCTGTGTAAACAGGGTCAGATCCATGGGGCCATAGAATACTTACAACAATTCAAGGACTTTACTCCTG ATGACCTGATGAAGCTAATAACATTATGTCCTCAAATTGAACTAATTCAATGTCTCACTGAAGAAAAGAATGGGAGACCACCATTTTTATCTTTTGGACTTGCCATACTTCATCTGTTCTCTGTGAATATGGAAAAAGTTGGCATTAAGCTACTCCAAGAAATAAACAAAGGTGGGACAG ATGCAGTAGAACATCTTGTGATAAATGATTCATATTGCTCCCTAGAAATGTGGcaacaattggcaaatatatgttTACAGAGTGGCTTTGACAAATTATCTAATGACATCATATCCATTCTTCGATCTCAGGCTGGAGTTGCAGAAATTTCTGAAGAAGAAGATACAGTCAATTTAATGGAACATGTTTTTTGGTAG